The following are encoded in a window of Ranitomeya variabilis isolate aRanVar5 chromosome 6, aRanVar5.hap1, whole genome shotgun sequence genomic DNA:
- the LOC143781671 gene encoding histone H4 translates to MSGRGKGGKGLGKGGAKRHRKVLRDNIQGITKPAIRRLARRGGVKRISGLIYEETRGVLKVFLENVIRDAVTYTEHAKRKTVTAMDVVYALKRQGRTLYGFGG, encoded by the coding sequence ATGTCTGGTCGCGGGAAAGGAGGGAAAGGTCTCGGGAAGGGCGGCgccaagcggcacaggaaggtgctccgggataacatccagggcatcaccaagcctgccatccgccgtctCGCTCGCAGGggaggcgtcaagcgcatctccggcctcatctatgaggagactcgcggcgtcctgaaagtcttcctggagaacgtgatccgtgacgccgtcacctacaccgagcacgccaagaggaagaccgtcaccgccatggacgtggtgtacgcgctcaagcgccagggccgcactctctacggcttcggaggttaa
- the LOC143781672 gene encoding histone H2A type 1-like encodes MSGRGKQGGKVRAKAKTRSSRAGLQFPVGRVHRLLRKGNYAERVGAGAPVYLAAVLEYLTAEILELAGNAARDNKKTRIIPRHLQLAVRNDEELNRLLGGVTIAQGGVLPNIQAVLLPKKTESSKKSK; translated from the coding sequence ATGTCTGGACGCGGCAAACAAGGAGGAAAGGTTCGCGCTAAAGCCAAGACCCGCTCGTCCCGGGCAGGACTGCAGTTCCCGGTCGGCCGTGTGCACAGGCTTCTCCGCAAGGGCAACTACGCTGAGAGAGTCGGCGCCGGCGCTCCGGTCTATCTGGCcgctgtgctggagtatctgaccgccgagatcctggaattggccggcaatgctgcccgggacaacaagaagacccgcatcatcccccgacacctgcagctggcggtgcgcaatgacgaggagctgaacaggctgctgggtgGGGTGACCATCGCCCAGGGGGGCGTCCTGCCCAACATCCAGGCCGTGCTGCTGCCTAAGAAGACCGAGAGCAGCAAGAAGAGCAAGTGA
- the LOC143781673 gene encoding histone H4 translates to MSGRGKGGKGLGKGGAKRHRKVLRDNIQGITKPAIRRLARRGGVKRISGLIYEETRGVLKVFLENVIRDAVTYTEHAKRKTVTAMDVVYALKRQGRTLYGFGG, encoded by the coding sequence ATGTCTGGTCGCGGGAAAGGAGGGAAAGGTCTCGGGAAGGGCGGCgccaagcggcacaggaaggtgctccgggataacatccagggcatcaccaagcctgccatccgccgtctCGCTCGCAGGggaggcgtcaagcgcatctccGGCCTCATCTATGAGGAGACTCGCGGCGTCTTGAAAGTCTTCCTGGAGAACGTGATccgtgacgccgtcacctacaccgagcacgccaagaggaagaccgtcaccgccatggacgtggtgtacgcgctcaagcgccagggccgcactctctacggcttcggaggttaa